Genomic DNA from Pelosinus sp. UFO1:
TAATCAGGATGGTAAAGAAGAAGATATTCGTGTGCGGTAAAGTCATGTTGTAGCAGCAGTCGTGTAGAAAGGAGTAATATATGGGAATTTTTGATCGCATCATTTTATCTATTTACACCTTATTGTTGGCAATTTTATCAATAGGCGTAATCTTACTTTCTTTGCGCCTTATTTCTTTGGAATGGGTTTGGACAGGTATTTCGCTTCTTAGCGGACAATGGGAAGCTGGTTTGGTAGGGGCGGTGTTTTTATTGGTAAGTATTCGGTTGTTACTAGCAAGTATACGTTCTCACCGAATTAAAGAAACTATAGTTCATCATACCAATATGGGTGACGTACATATTTCACTTGATGCCATAAAAAATTTAGTTGAAAAAACAGCTAGACATACACGCGGTGTACGAGGAGTTAAAGTTCGTGTTAGTCATGATGGACAAGGTTTAAAAGTATCTTTAAAAGCAGTTGTTAGTCCAGAAAACAACGTTCCAAGTGTTTCAGAAGAATTGCAAAAGAGGGTTCATGCCTATATAAAAAATACGGTTGGTATTGAATTAGTTGATGTACAAATTTTAGTTGAAAATATATCTAATGATTTTAAGTCTAAGCAACGTGTAGAATAATAGT
This window encodes:
- the amaP gene encoding alkaline shock response membrane anchor protein AmaP — protein: MGIFDRIILSIYTLLLAILSIGVILLSLRLISLEWVWTGISLLSGQWEAGLVGAVFLLVSIRLLLASIRSHRIKETIVHHTNMGDVHISLDAIKNLVEKTARHTRGVRGVKVRVSHDGQGLKVSLKAVVSPENNVPSVSEELQKRVHAYIKNTVGIELVDVQILVENISNDFKSKQRVE